A stretch of Peteryoungia algae DNA encodes these proteins:
- a CDS encoding reverse transcriptase domain-containing protein, which produces MKAWTATVRRYPHFDPVISTAEAEAVATDPSRVATHTFYPFLKYDEGWTAYAEKGKKGKRKDRPIRFAARLDSCIFSYYRHLLSVPYEALLEAEGLSESVIAYRRIPKTSGGGGQSNIDFALSAVQAIQSQGDCCTISLDISSFFETLDHQRLRDVWADLLGVSRLPADHFKVFKAITRYAYVDVVEAYTRLGYYGDKTDRHGKSRPGFLMSRKTIPVQLCDGRTFQEKIARSAIQHSIIKVNDLGVGVPQGAPLSDLLANAYLTEFDKYLRDISSKLGGKFLRYSDDILVIVPIAEADAIKLEIDIRGAIAAYGKGLVIKEEKSAIHRFEVDGGRQIYRTIKASDKEGNSTPNKPFEYLGFRYNGKHVFIRDKTMSNLYRKVASVCRATAIRQAKRYSGKSVHDILAVTDIEQVIQAFGPVKNFKAKSADYRAWTFTTYVKRALKTMGPLGKPIARQTSNLRRAIHKRLEQELKRLV; this is translated from the coding sequence GTGAAGGCATGGACTGCTACGGTCAGGCGTTACCCTCACTTCGATCCCGTCATATCCACGGCTGAAGCCGAGGCTGTGGCTACCGATCCATCCCGGGTCGCCACCCACACGTTCTATCCCTTTCTGAAATACGATGAGGGCTGGACCGCTTATGCTGAGAAGGGGAAAAAGGGCAAGCGGAAGGATAGGCCCATCCGGTTCGCCGCGAGGCTCGATAGCTGCATTTTTTCCTACTATAGACATCTCCTTTCCGTTCCTTATGAAGCTCTTCTCGAAGCCGAAGGTCTGTCGGAGTCGGTGATCGCCTACAGGCGCATTCCGAAAACCTCGGGTGGTGGCGGCCAAAGTAACATTGATTTCGCCCTATCTGCTGTGCAGGCGATCCAATCTCAGGGCGACTGCTGCACCATCTCGCTCGATATCAGCAGCTTTTTCGAGACGCTCGATCACCAACGCCTGCGAGACGTGTGGGCAGACTTACTTGGAGTGTCGCGGCTACCTGCTGACCACTTCAAGGTATTCAAAGCCATAACCCGCTACGCCTATGTGGACGTCGTGGAAGCATATACCCGCCTCGGGTACTATGGGGACAAAACTGACCGTCATGGCAAAAGTCGGCCCGGCTTCCTGATGTCTCGCAAGACTATTCCGGTTCAGCTTTGTGACGGTCGTACCTTCCAAGAAAAGATCGCCCGTTCCGCTATCCAGCACTCGATCATTAAAGTGAACGATCTCGGCGTGGGGGTGCCGCAGGGCGCGCCGTTGTCCGACCTGCTAGCGAACGCCTACCTCACAGAGTTCGACAAATACCTTCGAGATATCAGCTCAAAGCTCGGAGGAAAATTCCTCCGATATTCTGACGACATCCTAGTGATCGTGCCGATAGCAGAAGCAGACGCTATCAAACTCGAAATTGACATCAGGGGAGCGATAGCTGCCTATGGAAAAGGATTGGTGATTAAGGAAGAGAAATCGGCAATCCATCGATTTGAGGTTGACGGAGGCCGACAAATCTATCGCACGATCAAAGCGAGCGACAAAGAAGGTAACTCCACGCCAAACAAGCCGTTTGAATACCTGGGTTTTCGCTACAACGGCAAACACGTCTTTATCCGAGACAAGACCATGAGTAATCTTTATCGCAAGGTTGCGTCAGTTTGCAGGGCAACGGCCATACGCCAGGCAAAGCGATACAGTGGGAAATCCGTTCACGACATTCTCGCCGTGACAGACATCGAGCAAGTCATCCAGGCGTTTGGCCCTGTGAAGAACTTCAAGGCCAAGTCAGCGGACTACCGGGCGTGGACGTTCACGACCTACGTGAAGCGCGCTTTGAAAACTATGGGACCATTGGGCAAGCCGATTGCGAGACAGACCAGCAATCTGAGGCGAGCCATTCACAAACGGCTCGAACAGGAATTGAAGCGGTTGGTCTAG
- a CDS encoding thermonuclease family protein, protein MKKREAGFRLGLLALMALSLDCGAVSAGDALQVVDGDTLDIAGKRYRLHGIDAPEAGQKCRSAGGGNWSCGQAAIATLEELVTDRRVLCDDRGFDDYGRTIAVCFADGRDVNHELVAAGLAWAFRKYSEDYVDTEDQARKLKMGIWQAPTQTAWEYRADKWAVALQAAPNGCPIKGNISNGGKIYHAPWSPWYMKTKVSPERGEVWFCDEAEAVKAGWRAPYWGARRM, encoded by the coding sequence ATGAAGAAACGAGAAGCCGGTTTTCGATTGGGGCTCCTAGCCTTGATGGCACTTTCCTTGGATTGCGGGGCTGTGTCGGCTGGGGATGCGCTTCAAGTCGTGGACGGAGACACCCTGGATATTGCCGGGAAGCGGTATCGCCTACATGGAATTGATGCTCCAGAAGCTGGTCAAAAATGTCGAAGCGCTGGGGGGGGCAACTGGTCCTGCGGGCAGGCCGCTATTGCTACGCTGGAAGAACTCGTCACAGATCGGCGCGTGCTTTGCGATGACCGAGGCTTCGATGACTATGGACGAACCATTGCCGTCTGTTTCGCAGACGGAAGGGATGTGAACCACGAGCTGGTTGCAGCCGGATTGGCATGGGCGTTTCGAAAGTATTCTGAGGACTACGTTGATACCGAAGATCAAGCTCGGAAACTGAAGATGGGAATTTGGCAGGCACCGACGCAAACCGCCTGGGAGTATCGAGCAGACAAATGGGCTGTTGCACTGCAGGCCGCTCCCAATGGGTGTCCGATAAAGGGGAACATATCAAATGGTGGGAAAATCTATCATGCCCCATGGTCGCCATGGTACATGAAAACCAAAGTCAGCCCCGAGCGGGGAGAAGTGTGGTTCTGTGACGAAGCAGAAGCGGTGAAAGCAGGATGGCGAGCGCCTTATTGGGGAGCAAGGCGTATGTAG
- a CDS encoding replication initiation protein — translation MKKKQFQETQSGELVELLERRTPSALEVAVNRKGIRAKNLLLALSDIGEMRSQRPAIAKPTVLIESAEIVGESRTSAKDMALTEALLAIARDVNITKPYHEVRASVLLDYLGITSVDRLVDSLTRIQSTSVKYDVRDFTAKKRYRRAVSLIQFMIESDLAGPKASKAIRDKIERGSSILRFSVPEVVREVFVLPKPYTWINLCSVSQFKNKYSNGLYQLLAVKAGHDQRYRTPLVISAQDLAIKLGWSHARAKPFNAALFLQRVVKPALEDIRACVEEFDVIFDEPERDSSKHGRPLEDLKFWVLVKQNHLLSSSALKGKKRQKVGTQLRTRVTLPDSIHPQEWLPSIDAISRVSHQLREANPFSLGRIAGENRRRPMTLALAWRTTLDAIVANPDVQVSVDLTGHDILSALDNPYIGVDRIFEQWALSHRMGLSYLGVPVRTSIKPLPTPQRLPPEKMFLHPVSYGSLARMESYANDLQVYKNDNGLYSHQTLVEAFANLDHVWRAISNAAPAYVKLGGLTKAMAMMSKAHPVRMRHTAKNIVEAVWSEDFEKIEKIMKAIFANEKKLFGHPVTGERYKDPTPKSENSFAFMPITEGEAEAMATGTGALTNFG, via the coding sequence ATGAAGAAGAAGCAGTTCCAGGAAACGCAGTCGGGAGAATTAGTCGAGCTTCTTGAGCGGCGCACACCCAGCGCACTCGAAGTCGCAGTAAACCGCAAGGGCATTAGAGCCAAAAATCTTCTCTTGGCACTTTCAGACATAGGGGAGATGCGCAGTCAGCGCCCTGCCATTGCAAAGCCGACAGTCCTTATAGAGAGCGCTGAAATTGTGGGCGAAAGCCGCACGAGCGCAAAGGATATGGCGCTCACCGAAGCCCTCTTAGCCATTGCTCGTGACGTGAATATAACAAAGCCATACCATGAAGTGCGCGCCAGCGTTCTCTTGGACTACCTCGGAATCACCTCCGTAGACCGGCTAGTCGATAGCCTCACTCGTATACAAAGCACATCGGTCAAATATGACGTCCGGGATTTCACTGCAAAGAAAAGATATCGTAGAGCCGTCAGCCTGATCCAGTTTATGATCGAGTCCGATCTCGCTGGACCTAAAGCGTCGAAGGCGATCAGGGACAAGATTGAAAGAGGTTCATCAATCCTGAGGTTCTCAGTTCCGGAAGTGGTCCGGGAAGTCTTTGTGCTTCCGAAGCCGTACACCTGGATCAACTTGTGCAGCGTCAGTCAGTTCAAGAACAAATATTCGAACGGCCTCTACCAGCTCCTTGCGGTCAAGGCTGGCCATGACCAGCGATATCGCACTCCTCTGGTAATCTCGGCTCAAGACCTGGCTATCAAGCTGGGCTGGAGCCATGCACGTGCAAAGCCATTCAACGCAGCGCTTTTCCTGCAGCGCGTTGTGAAGCCAGCGCTGGAAGACATCCGAGCATGCGTCGAAGAGTTTGATGTAATTTTCGATGAGCCGGAAAGGGATAGTTCGAAGCACGGACGTCCGCTTGAAGACCTAAAATTCTGGGTCCTCGTGAAGCAGAACCACCTGTTGTCCTCGTCTGCCCTCAAGGGAAAGAAAAGGCAGAAGGTTGGAACACAGCTTCGGACCAGAGTCACGCTTCCTGACTCAATACACCCGCAGGAATGGCTGCCGTCTATCGATGCAATCTCTCGTGTCAGTCACCAGCTGCGAGAAGCAAATCCGTTTAGCCTCGGACGCATCGCCGGAGAAAATCGTCGCCGTCCGATGACACTGGCATTGGCTTGGAGGACAACACTAGACGCCATTGTAGCAAACCCTGATGTTCAGGTTTCCGTCGATCTTACCGGTCACGACATCCTATCGGCTCTCGACAATCCTTATATCGGCGTCGACCGCATTTTTGAGCAGTGGGCACTCAGCCATAGAATGGGACTATCCTATTTGGGCGTGCCAGTGCGGACTTCCATAAAACCGCTTCCAACACCTCAGCGCTTGCCGCCAGAGAAGATGTTCCTCCATCCTGTCAGCTATGGCTCTCTGGCGAGGATGGAAAGTTATGCCAACGATCTGCAGGTCTATAAAAACGACAATGGACTGTATAGCCACCAGACGCTTGTGGAGGCTTTTGCCAATCTTGACCACGTATGGCGTGCAATCTCGAATGCCGCTCCTGCATACGTGAAATTGGGAGGCCTCACCAAGGCGATGGCTATGATGTCGAAGGCCCACCCGGTCCGTATGAGGCACACTGCGAAAAACATCGTCGAGGCGGTCTGGAGCGAAGATTTTGAGAAGATCGAGAAGATCATGAAAGCGATCTTTGCCAACGAGAAGAAGCTGTTCGGCCATCCGGTGACTGGAGAAAGATACAAAGACCCAACCCCTAAATCTGAGAACTCATTCGCGTTCATGCCGATCACTGAAGGCGAGGCCGAAGCCATGGCCACCGGTACAGGCGCGTTAACCAACTTTGGCTAA
- a CDS encoding metallophosphoesterase family protein: MAYTQHYFTADTHFGHSKMLDFRPFVSTDEMDQFIINAWNSVVRPHDVVWHLGDFSCHDVARTKQIFDRLPGRKRLILGNHDLHHGEIRKSLCDLAWDQTPTHYAEVKQGGERVILHHYAMRTWAASVHGSWHLYGHSHGRLPAYGRSRDCGVDCYDISYAPQTFQQLTAGMREAEVVS, from the coding sequence ATGGCGTATACCCAGCACTATTTCACCGCCGACACCCATTTTGGCCATTCGAAAATGCTCGACTTTCGTCCGTTCGTTTCAACGGATGAAATGGATCAGTTCATCATTAACGCCTGGAATTCGGTCGTTCGACCGCACGATGTCGTTTGGCATCTCGGCGATTTCAGCTGTCACGATGTCGCCAGAACGAAACAGATTTTTGACAGGCTCCCCGGCCGTAAAAGGCTGATCCTCGGCAATCATGATCTCCACCATGGAGAGATCAGGAAATCCCTTTGCGACCTCGCCTGGGACCAAACACCCACCCACTACGCCGAAGTCAAACAGGGTGGCGAACGCGTCATCCTGCACCACTACGCCATGCGCACATGGGCGGCATCCGTTCATGGCTCCTGGCACCTGTACGGTCATTCACACGGTCGCCTGCCTGCTTACGGACGTTCCCGGGATTGTGGTGTCGATTGCTATGACATCAGCTATGCGCCGCAGACTTTCCAACAGCTGACGGCAGGAATGCGTGAAGCGGAGGTTGTGTCGTGA
- a CDS encoding LacI family DNA-binding transcriptional regulator: MRKRRQRQDKVTLSDVAQNAGVSAITVSRALRDPEKVSPHLRDTILRIVEEMGYVPDLAARALASKNSGLVGVISPGLASHVFVAVIRGIEDRVRSSDLRIQYASSDSNSEDQLRQLRFFVSQNPAGLIHVGQMPDPAIDELLRSAPCPVVEIMDISRPPSDMVIGIDHRLAAETATRHLIAKGYRRIAMLGSGSDFRARRRLEGYQTVLEEAGLFDPALVLSVDSSSSVGLGCELLERLKSEHPDADAAFCQNDDIALGALFECQRRGLSVPTEFGICGFNDLEYAGFAFPAITSVRVPRYEIGYRAADTIIRAAGSGMPPPTLVDLGFQLIERGSTAREG, from the coding sequence ATGAGAAAGCGTCGACAGCGTCAGGACAAGGTCACCCTGTCCGATGTGGCGCAGAACGCCGGTGTCAGCGCGATCACCGTCTCGCGGGCGCTGCGCGATCCGGAAAAAGTCTCCCCGCATCTGCGTGATACGATCCTCAGGATTGTCGAAGAGATGGGCTATGTGCCCGATCTCGCCGCCCGGGCGCTCGCCAGCAAGAACAGCGGCCTCGTCGGCGTCATTTCCCCCGGTCTCGCCAGTCACGTCTTCGTCGCTGTCATCAGGGGCATCGAGGATCGCGTCCGGTCCTCCGACCTTCGCATCCAGTATGCGAGTTCCGACAGCAACAGCGAGGATCAGCTCCGGCAATTGCGTTTCTTTGTCTCGCAGAACCCGGCGGGGCTGATCCATGTCGGTCAGATGCCGGATCCTGCCATCGACGAGCTTCTCCGATCCGCGCCCTGTCCCGTTGTGGAAATCATGGATATCAGCCGGCCGCCCTCCGACATGGTGATCGGCATCGATCACCGGCTGGCAGCGGAGACGGCCACCCGTCATCTGATCGCGAAGGGTTATCGTCGCATCGCCATGCTGGGCAGCGGCTCGGATTTCCGCGCCCGTCGCCGCTTGGAAGGCTATCAGACGGTTCTGGAAGAGGCGGGCCTGTTTGACCCGGCGCTGGTCCTGTCGGTCGACAGCAGCAGCAGTGTCGGCCTCGGCTGCGAACTGCTCGAACGGCTCAAGAGTGAGCATCCCGACGCCGATGCCGCCTTCTGTCAGAACGACGATATTGCGCTCGGCGCGCTCTTCGAATGCCAGCGCCGCGGATTGTCCGTTCCGACTGAGTTCGGCATATGCGGTTTCAACGATCTTGAATATGCGGGTTTCGCCTTCCCGGCCATCACCTCGGTGCGTGTCCCCCGCTATGAAATCGGTTACCGCGCCGCCGACACGATCATTCGTGCCGCCGGTAGCGGCATGCCCCCGCCGACCTTGGTCGATCTCGGCTTCCAGCTCATCGAGCGCGGCTCGACCGCCCGCGAAGGGTGA
- the cysN gene encoding sulfate adenylyltransferase subunit CysN, whose protein sequence is MTAVANTALASPAPEADTAPATRDSRPLRLITCGSVDDGKSTLIGRLLWDTKAVKEDQAVTLRRDSGQQNDLGLPDFALLLDGLQAEREQGITIDVAYRYFATDRRSFIVADTPGHEQYTRNMATGASTADLAILLVDARAGLLEQTRRHATIASLMGIKQFVLAVNKFDLVAYDRAVFDQISNDFKALALSLGVRQVTAIPMSALKGENVVYSARSVIPWYEGPTLVETLELATLRSGQSTGFRLPVQRVSRPGESFRGYQGTVAGGAVKPGDSVAILPSGQVANVKQIVTFDLVRNAAVAGDAITLVLDRQVDVARGDMIVSLDAQPQTGLAFDAQIVALQPDGIVPGKRYWLKAGSRRQRVQVEPAQQLDLKSGKWQPAEMLQMNAIGKVQLAFDEAAIFDPYDVNRGTGAFILIDPDTNNTVAGGMITAKRTELGGLNAHEGRVILSLPSDLAEQLLATELLASRRDEVETRRVTTAIARALLDDIDG, encoded by the coding sequence ATGACTGCAGTTGCCAACACCGCCCTCGCCTCCCCCGCTCCCGAGGCTGACACAGCACCGGCCACGCGCGACAGCCGCCCGCTGCGTCTGATCACCTGCGGCTCTGTCGACGACGGCAAGTCGACGCTGATCGGTCGCCTGCTCTGGGACACCAAGGCGGTCAAGGAAGACCAGGCGGTGACGCTGCGCCGTGACTCGGGCCAGCAGAACGATCTCGGCCTGCCCGATTTCGCGCTGCTGCTCGACGGTCTGCAGGCGGAGCGCGAACAGGGCATCACCATCGATGTCGCCTATCGCTATTTTGCCACCGACCGACGCTCTTTCATCGTCGCCGACACGCCCGGCCACGAGCAGTATACCCGCAACATGGCGACCGGTGCCTCGACGGCGGATCTCGCCATCCTGCTGGTCGATGCGCGTGCCGGCCTGCTCGAGCAGACCCGCCGCCATGCCACCATTGCCTCGCTGATGGGCATCAAGCAGTTCGTGCTGGCGGTCAACAAGTTCGACCTGGTCGCCTATGACCGCGCCGTGTTCGACCAGATCAGCAATGATTTCAAGGCACTGGCTCTCTCGCTCGGCGTGCGCCAGGTGACCGCGATCCCGATGTCGGCGCTGAAGGGCGAAAACGTCGTCTATTCGGCACGCTCGGTCATCCCATGGTACGAAGGCCCGACCCTGGTCGAGACGCTGGAGCTGGCCACGCTGCGCTCCGGCCAGTCGACCGGCTTCCGCCTGCCCGTCCAGCGCGTCTCGCGTCCGGGCGAAAGTTTTCGCGGCTATCAGGGCACGGTCGCCGGCGGTGCGGTAAAGCCCGGCGACAGCGTCGCCATCCTGCCCTCCGGTCAGGTCGCGAACGTCAAGCAGATCGTCACCTTCGACCTGGTGCGCAACGCCGCCGTCGCGGGTGACGCGATCACGCTGGTGCTCGACCGGCAGGTGGACGTGGCGCGTGGCGACATGATCGTCTCGCTCGATGCCCAGCCGCAGACGGGCCTTGCCTTCGACGCCCAGATCGTGGCGCTGCAGCCTGACGGCATCGTGCCCGGCAAGCGCTACTGGCTGAAGGCCGGCTCACGCCGCCAGCGTGTGCAGGTAGAGCCGGCACAGCAGCTCGACCTCAAGTCGGGCAAGTGGCAGCCGGCCGAGATGCTGCAGATGAATGCGATCGGCAAGGTGCAGCTCGCCTTCGACGAGGCCGCGATCTTCGACCCCTACGACGTGAACCGCGGCACCGGCGCCTTCATCCTGATCGATCCGGATACCAACAACACGGTCGCCGGCGGCATGATCACGGCTAAGCGCACCGAGCTCGGCGGGCTGAACGCCCATGAGGGCCGCGTGATCCTGTCGCTGCCATCCGATCTCGCCGAACAACTGCTGGCAACCGAATTGCTCGCCAGCCGTCGCGACGAGGTGGAGACACGCCGCGTGACCACGGCCATCGCGCGTGCGCTTCTGGACGACATCGACGGCTGA
- the cysD gene encoding sulfate adenylyltransferase subunit CysD, giving the protein MHVHASEFDPHSKDPVTKPPLDPHLKALENEAIYIFREVAAEFEKPVMLYSIGKDSSVLLHLARKAFFPGRVPFPLLHVDTGWKFPEMIAFRDATAEKFDLDLIVHTNPRGKEEGIGPFSHGSSHHTDVMKTEALRQALDAGKYDAAFGGARRDEEASRAKERIYSFRTPDHKWDPRNQRPELWNIYNGMVRRGESVRAFPLSNWTEVDIWRYIQAENIELPPLYYAKSQKYVERDGMLMWAEDPRFEALPGEQIQEGMLRFRTLGCWPLTGGIRSQATTLDEVIAELEIATVSERQGRAIDRDQAGSMEKKKREGYF; this is encoded by the coding sequence ATGCACGTACACGCCTCCGAATTCGATCCGCATTCCAAGGATCCCGTCACCAAGCCGCCGCTTGATCCGCATCTGAAGGCGCTTGAGAACGAAGCCATTTACATCTTCCGCGAAGTGGCGGCCGAGTTTGAAAAGCCGGTCATGCTCTATTCGATCGGCAAGGATTCGTCCGTCCTCCTGCATCTCGCGCGCAAGGCCTTCTTCCCCGGTCGCGTGCCTTTCCCGCTGCTGCATGTCGACACGGGCTGGAAGTTTCCGGAAATGATCGCGTTCCGTGACGCGACGGCGGAAAAATTCGACCTTGATCTCATCGTGCACACCAATCCGCGCGGCAAGGAAGAGGGCATCGGCCCTTTCAGCCATGGCTCGTCCCATCATACCGACGTGATGAAGACAGAAGCACTGCGCCAGGCGCTGGATGCCGGCAAATACGACGCGGCCTTCGGCGGTGCGCGGCGCGACGAGGAGGCCTCCCGCGCCAAGGAGCGCATCTATTCCTTCCGTACGCCCGATCACAAATGGGATCCGCGCAACCAGCGGCCGGAGCTGTGGAACATCTATAATGGCATGGTCCGCCGCGGCGAGAGCGTACGGGCCTTCCCGCTGTCGAACTGGACCGAAGTCGACATCTGGCGCTACATCCAGGCCGAAAACATCGAACTGCCGCCGCTCTACTATGCGAAGAGCCAAAAGTATGTGGAGCGCGACGGCATGCTGATGTGGGCCGAAGATCCGCGCTTCGAGGCGCTGCCCGGCGAGCAGATCCAGGAAGGCATGCTGCGTTTCCGCACGCTCGGTTGCTGGCCGCTGACCGGCGGCATCCGCTCGCAGGCGACCACGCTCGACGAGGTGATCGCCGAACTCGAAATCGCCACCGTCTCCGAACGCCAGGGCCGCGCCATCGACCGCGATCAGGCCGGATCGATGGAAAAGAAGAAGCGCGAAGGATATTTCTGA
- a CDS encoding phosphoadenylyl-sulfate reductase, with the protein MTVDTSTDLARALDQQLASANLTERLRIVAGLDGRAVFTTSLGIEDQVITAAIGLSGLPIDVSTLETGRLFKETVDLISETEDRFGIAIKRFHPSQDDIDAYAARYGLNGFYESVEARHACCHVRKLVPLAEALAGARFWITGLRRSQSGNRAATPFAEYDAERDLIKVNPLADWSLDDINAYVEAESVPTNPLHRKGYPSIGCEPCTRAIKPGEPERAGRWWWENDEKRECGLHVPEAASSAIPTPA; encoded by the coding sequence ATGACTGTAGACACTTCCACAGACCTGGCCAGAGCACTGGACCAGCAACTCGCATCGGCAAACCTCACCGAACGCCTCCGCATCGTCGCCGGCCTCGACGGCCGCGCCGTCTTCACCACCTCGCTCGGCATCGAGGACCAGGTGATCACGGCTGCGATCGGACTATCCGGTCTGCCGATCGACGTGTCGACGCTCGAGACCGGTCGCCTTTTCAAGGAAACTGTCGACCTGATCTCCGAGACCGAGGACCGCTTCGGCATCGCGATCAAGCGGTTTCATCCCAGCCAAGACGATATCGATGCCTATGCGGCGAGATACGGATTGAACGGCTTTTATGAAAGCGTCGAAGCCCGGCATGCCTGCTGTCATGTGCGCAAGCTGGTTCCGCTGGCGGAGGCGCTTGCCGGCGCCCGCTTCTGGATCACGGGCTTGCGCCGCTCCCAATCCGGCAATCGGGCGGCCACGCCCTTTGCCGAATATGACGCCGAGCGTGACCTGATCAAGGTGAACCCGCTGGCCGACTGGTCGCTCGACGACATCAACGCCTATGTCGAGGCCGAGAGCGTTCCGACCAATCCGCTGCACCGCAAAGGCTACCCCTCTATTGGCTGCGAACCCTGCACCCGGGCGATCAAGCCGGGCGAGCCGGAACGCGCCGGCCGCTGGTGGTGGGAGAATGACGAAAAGCGGGAATGCGGGCTGCATGTTCCGGAAGCCGCTTCATCCGCGATCCCGACGCCGGCCTGA
- a CDS encoding RrF2 family transcriptional regulator encodes MITQKAKYALRALTLLARAEPGEPIQIPDIADKQKIPKKFLEQIMLDLKRGGMVESRRGKQGGYLLLRPASDITYGEVLRLIDGPVAPLPCLSLTAYRRCEDCDGETDCEIRRVFARVADETRAVLLSTSLADAAGEVAERPH; translated from the coding sequence ATGATCACACAGAAAGCCAAATATGCGCTGAGGGCGCTGACGCTTCTCGCCCGCGCCGAGCCGGGTGAGCCGATCCAGATTCCCGACATCGCCGACAAGCAGAAGATCCCGAAGAAATTCCTCGAGCAGATCATGCTCGACCTGAAACGCGGCGGCATGGTCGAAAGTCGACGGGGCAAGCAGGGGGGCTATCTTCTCCTCAGGCCGGCAAGCGACATTACCTATGGTGAGGTGTTGCGGCTGATCGATGGTCCCGTGGCACCTTTGCCCTGCCTGTCGCTCACCGCCTATCGCCGCTGCGAGGATTGCGACGGCGAGACCGACTGCGAAATCCGCCGCGTCTTTGCGCGCGTTGCCGATGAGACCCGGGCCGTACTGCTCTCCACGAGCCTCGCGGATGCCGCAGGCGAGGTGGCCGAACGTCCTCACTGA